The following proteins are encoded in a genomic region of Neomicrococcus aestuarii:
- a CDS encoding glutamyl-tRNA reductase — MVLVSLVASHSNLDLETVARLSEGASQVASRVLEADVPVKGAVVLSTCNRYEIYVEAESAQDVHTARDAVVSHVADAAGLDIEDVTKALQTKIDDDAVAHLFSVGAGLDSAVIGEREIAGQVRRALIEAQQGGTASGSLVRLFQTASRTAKDVGTKTSLGSRGLSIVSVALDLAADLDSRTWAEKNVVVFGTGAYAGATMALLKELGVKNVSVYSQTGRAETFVETRGGVALDAMSLGPALLNADVLVGCSGGGQQISAADLAVDGNRAHPLVLVDLALTHDFDPNIDELDGVHLISLESVRMAAPTETADAVRAARRIVEVATSEFTTSLKERSADSAIVALRKHTMSVLDEEMNKVRAQHGCTAAAEEVEFAMRRMVKQLLHVPTVRGRELAAQGRADEYAKAIETLYGITVEDKRAEATTPVATEVAPASPVDTPAAECPVDHRLIG; from the coding sequence GTGGTTTTAGTTTCACTCGTTGCCTCTCACTCGAATTTAGACCTGGAAACCGTTGCCCGCTTAAGCGAAGGCGCCTCCCAGGTCGCTTCTCGCGTGCTTGAAGCCGACGTCCCAGTCAAAGGCGCAGTGGTTCTCTCCACGTGTAACCGCTACGAAATCTACGTTGAAGCCGAATCCGCGCAAGACGTCCACACCGCCCGCGATGCCGTGGTTTCCCACGTTGCCGACGCCGCCGGATTGGACATTGAAGACGTCACCAAGGCGCTCCAAACCAAAATTGATGACGACGCCGTAGCTCACCTCTTTTCTGTCGGCGCTGGACTCGATTCCGCGGTCATTGGCGAACGCGAAATCGCCGGTCAAGTGCGGCGTGCGCTGATTGAGGCACAGCAAGGCGGGACCGCTTCAGGCTCGCTGGTCCGTTTGTTCCAGACCGCTTCCCGCACGGCCAAGGATGTTGGCACCAAAACTTCGCTGGGTTCGCGCGGACTCTCCATTGTCTCCGTGGCACTGGATCTTGCCGCGGACCTGGATTCGCGTACCTGGGCTGAGAAGAACGTTGTGGTCTTCGGAACCGGCGCTTACGCTGGCGCCACCATGGCGTTGCTGAAGGAACTCGGCGTCAAGAACGTCTCCGTGTACTCGCAGACCGGCCGCGCCGAAACCTTTGTAGAGACCCGCGGCGGCGTTGCACTCGATGCCATGTCCTTGGGTCCGGCGCTTCTGAACGCAGACGTGTTGGTAGGTTGCTCCGGCGGCGGCCAGCAGATCTCCGCCGCAGACCTGGCCGTCGACGGAAACCGTGCACACCCATTGGTGCTCGTTGACCTTGCCTTGACGCACGACTTTGACCCAAACATCGACGAGCTGGACGGCGTTCATTTGATCTCGCTCGAGTCCGTTCGTATGGCCGCTCCTACCGAGACGGCCGACGCGGTCCGTGCCGCCCGCCGCATTGTTGAGGTCGCCACCTCCGAATTCACCACGAGCCTCAAAGAGCGCTCGGCTGACTCCGCGATTGTCGCTTTGCGCAAGCACACCATGAGCGTGCTGGACGAAGAGATGAACAAGGTTCGTGCTCAGCACGGTTGCACCGCAGCGGCTGAAGAGGTCGAATTCGCGATGCGCCGTATGGTCAAGCAGCTGTTGCACGTACCCACCGTGCGTGGTCGCGAGCTTGCTGCTCAGGGCCGTGCCGATGAGTACGCGAAGGCGATCGAGACCCTGTACGGCATCACCGTGGAAGACAAGCGCGCTGAGGCTACAACTCCGGTAGCAACCGAAGTGGCCCCGGCTTCTCCAGTGGATACTCCTGCCGCCGAGTGCCCGGTGGATCACCGCCTCATCGGCTAA
- a CDS encoding ferrochelatase, with the protein MNDLESALTSTADYDAQGVMTPKPYDALLLASFGGPEGQEDVIPFLRNVTRGRGIPDERLEEVATHYRANGGVSPINEQNRALKAALEAELAAQGIDLPVYWGNRNWDPFIQPTLEQMYESGHRRVLMLSTSAYSGYSSCRQYREDAGVALKASGLEGKLEVDKVRQYFNTPGFIQPSVEGLKEGLASVREQLAQSGNPDGQIKIVFATHSIPNSDADAAGPRDKSYLEGTFPVEEWPAADLYSAQHLAVAQEILAQVPEAAGLEHSLVFQSRSGAPHIPWLEPDINDAFEEYKEQGVAGVVVMPIGFISDHMEVLWDLDTEAKQTAADLGLAFHRAPTAGTHPAFVQGLVGLVKERLGLSTGRAAATTCGAWFDVCRPECCVKVMRDGTTKPTIAAVDAEVKAPAL; encoded by the coding sequence ATGAACGATCTGGAGAGTGCCTTGACCAGCACAGCTGATTACGATGCACAAGGTGTGATGACCCCTAAGCCATACGATGCGTTGTTGCTCGCATCCTTTGGTGGACCGGAAGGGCAAGAGGACGTCATTCCGTTCTTGCGCAACGTCACGCGAGGCCGCGGCATCCCTGATGAGCGCCTCGAAGAAGTGGCCACCCACTACCGTGCAAACGGTGGCGTCAGCCCTATCAACGAACAGAACCGGGCACTGAAGGCTGCGCTCGAAGCAGAGCTCGCAGCTCAGGGCATCGACCTGCCGGTGTACTGGGGCAACCGTAACTGGGATCCGTTCATCCAGCCCACGCTCGAGCAGATGTACGAATCCGGTCACCGTCGCGTGCTCATGCTGTCCACGAGCGCCTACTCCGGGTACTCAAGCTGCCGCCAGTACCGCGAGGACGCCGGAGTGGCACTGAAAGCGTCCGGGCTTGAAGGCAAGCTCGAAGTGGACAAGGTGCGTCAGTACTTCAACACTCCTGGCTTCATCCAGCCGTCCGTGGAGGGATTGAAGGAAGGCCTCGCCTCCGTTCGCGAACAATTGGCTCAGTCGGGCAACCCCGATGGGCAGATCAAGATTGTCTTTGCGACGCACTCCATCCCGAACTCGGACGCCGACGCTGCCGGACCGCGGGACAAGAGCTACCTTGAAGGCACGTTCCCAGTAGAGGAGTGGCCCGCCGCCGATCTCTACAGCGCGCAGCACCTAGCGGTGGCCCAAGAGATCCTTGCTCAGGTTCCGGAAGCTGCCGGGCTCGAGCACTCGTTGGTGTTCCAATCGCGCTCCGGGGCGCCACACATTCCGTGGCTTGAACCTGACATCAACGACGCGTTCGAAGAATACAAAGAGCAAGGCGTAGCAGGCGTGGTGGTGATGCCGATCGGCTTCATCTCCGATCACATGGAAGTGCTCTGGGACCTGGACACCGAAGCAAAGCAAACCGCGGCGGATCTTGGCCTAGCCTTCCACCGCGCACCTACCGCAGGAACGCACCCCGCGTTCGTGCAAGGACTCGTGGGACTCGTCAAGGAACGCCTTGGCCTGTCCACCGGTCGCGCAGCCGCCACCACGTGCGGCGCGTGGTTCGATGTTTGCCGCCCCGAATGCTGCGTCAAGGTGATGCGTGATGGCACCACAAAGCCCACGATCGCCGCGGTCGACGCCGAAGTGAAAGCACCAGCACTGTGA
- the moeB gene encoding molybdopterin-synthase adenylyltransferase MoeB: MSGFDPQVEPAETLSSAEIERYSRQIILPGVGLEGQRRLKNARVLIIGAGGLGAPTIMYLAAAGVGTIGIVDDDVVDSSNLQRQVIHREDAVGQPKVDSAQHFVHGLNPLVTVVRHQLRLDSSNVLDLFRRYDLVLDGTDNFATRYLVNDAAAIAGIPLIWGSILRFDGQVSVFWNEKGPTYRDLYPEAPPAGLVPSCAEAGVFGVLCAQIGSVMAGEAIKLITGIGNPLVGRVMILDALEMSWTEVTLEKDPETVQPRELLADYPAFCGMPSRGEPSIEVPEVSVQELKELLDAREAGTQSFELIDVREAGEADIARISGATLVPRADVLSGEVELPRDAEIILHCKSGGRSAEVGRFLMAQGYEHVRHVRGGVNAWISSGQPGGSVY; this comes from the coding sequence ATGTCTGGCTTTGATCCGCAAGTGGAACCCGCCGAAACTCTGAGCTCTGCAGAAATTGAGCGCTATTCGCGACAAATTATCTTGCCTGGAGTGGGTCTTGAAGGTCAGCGACGACTCAAGAATGCGCGCGTACTGATCATCGGCGCCGGTGGCTTGGGCGCTCCCACCATCATGTATCTCGCGGCGGCGGGCGTGGGGACCATTGGGATCGTTGATGACGATGTGGTGGACAGCTCCAACCTGCAACGCCAAGTCATCCACCGTGAAGACGCCGTGGGCCAGCCGAAAGTGGATTCCGCGCAGCACTTTGTTCATGGCCTGAACCCTCTCGTGACTGTCGTCAGGCACCAGCTGCGCCTTGACTCGAGCAATGTCTTAGATCTGTTCCGCCGGTATGACTTGGTTCTGGACGGGACGGATAACTTCGCCACGCGCTACTTGGTCAATGACGCGGCCGCTATCGCGGGGATTCCACTCATTTGGGGATCGATCCTGCGTTTTGACGGGCAAGTTTCCGTCTTTTGGAATGAGAAGGGTCCAACCTACCGGGACCTCTACCCGGAAGCGCCGCCCGCGGGCCTTGTGCCGTCCTGTGCGGAGGCTGGCGTGTTCGGAGTCTTATGCGCACAAATTGGTAGCGTGATGGCCGGCGAAGCCATCAAGCTCATCACCGGAATCGGCAACCCGCTGGTGGGTCGAGTCATGATTCTGGATGCTCTGGAAATGTCCTGGACCGAAGTGACTCTCGAGAAGGACCCGGAGACTGTTCAACCGCGCGAGCTTTTGGCGGACTATCCAGCATTCTGCGGGATGCCGTCCCGGGGCGAACCCAGCATCGAGGTTCCCGAAGTGAGCGTTCAAGAGCTCAAAGAGCTACTCGACGCGCGCGAAGCGGGAACGCAGAGCTTCGAGCTCATTGATGTTCGAGAAGCAGGAGAAGCGGATATCGCGCGTATTTCGGGGGCAACACTGGTGCCACGCGCCGACGTCCTGTCCGGCGAAGTGGAACTGCCGCGAGACGCGGAGATTATTTTGCACTGCAAGTCCGGAGGGCGCTCAGCCGAAGTGGGAAGGTTCCTCATGGCGCAGGGCTACGAGCACGTTCGCCACGTACGTGGGGGAGTCAACGCGTGGATTTCCTCGGGGCAACCTGGCGGGTCGGTGTACTAA
- a CDS encoding RNB domain-containing ribonuclease → MVHQHIDLSSSAHSTRLEKALSALVLKLELPTDFPAAAVQEAQEAVARKPLQEEDRTDIEFVTIDPESSTDLDQAVCIRRENSGYRVFYAIADVPSFILPGGALDAETRARGMTIYLPQGRIPLHPEVISEDAGSLLPDQVRGAYVWDFELDDAAQVVRVGLGRAQVKSRAKLSYVGVQEELDSGKASENLQLLKEVGQKRIALERARGGASLRIPEQEVEADGSHYKLVQRAPLPVEDWNAQISLMTGMAAASIMVEHKVGILRTMPAPDESSVAKFRAQARALGAPWSTEVQYGEFLRSLDLNDPKQLALMHQAASLFRGAGYTAFDGEVPADPTQAAIAAPYAHTTAPLRRLVDRFVLELCDCLVNGREVPQLLRESLPLLPELMQKAGQLVSKAERSAMDTVEAAILASHVGEEFEGVSIEGPDAQQVEKAKQNGRSPYGTVQLTNPPVTAKYVGNMPVGQKIRVVLKEANIEEGKVSFDVVGGSVEGDDAAPNGENTADTVD, encoded by the coding sequence ATGGTGCATCAGCATATTGACCTCAGCAGTAGCGCTCACAGCACGCGGTTGGAGAAGGCGCTTTCCGCGCTGGTTCTCAAACTCGAGCTGCCCACGGATTTCCCTGCAGCCGCCGTGCAGGAGGCCCAAGAGGCTGTCGCGCGCAAGCCGCTTCAGGAAGAGGACCGCACGGACATCGAGTTCGTCACCATTGATCCTGAGTCCTCCACGGATCTGGACCAAGCTGTCTGCATTCGGCGCGAGAACAGCGGATATCGGGTCTTTTACGCCATCGCGGACGTTCCCTCCTTCATCCTTCCTGGCGGCGCACTCGATGCCGAGACGCGTGCCCGAGGGATGACCATCTACTTGCCGCAGGGTCGCATTCCGCTGCACCCCGAGGTCATTAGCGAGGACGCCGGTAGCTTGCTGCCGGATCAGGTGCGCGGTGCGTACGTCTGGGATTTTGAGCTCGACGACGCAGCTCAGGTAGTGCGCGTGGGCTTGGGTCGGGCGCAAGTGAAGAGCCGCGCCAAGCTTTCCTATGTGGGAGTGCAAGAAGAACTCGATTCCGGGAAAGCTTCGGAGAATCTGCAGCTTCTCAAAGAAGTAGGTCAAAAGCGCATCGCTTTGGAACGGGCTCGCGGCGGCGCAAGCCTTCGCATCCCCGAGCAAGAAGTGGAAGCTGACGGCAGCCACTATAAGTTGGTCCAGCGAGCTCCTTTGCCGGTGGAGGACTGGAACGCCCAGATCTCCCTCATGACAGGCATGGCCGCCGCCTCCATCATGGTGGAGCACAAGGTGGGAATCCTCCGAACCATGCCTGCACCGGATGAGTCGAGCGTTGCCAAGTTCCGAGCGCAAGCTCGTGCCCTGGGAGCGCCATGGTCTACCGAGGTGCAGTACGGCGAGTTCTTGCGCTCACTTGATTTGAACGATCCCAAACAGCTGGCGCTCATGCATCAGGCTGCGAGTCTCTTCCGCGGAGCGGGCTATACAGCTTTCGACGGTGAAGTGCCTGCAGACCCAACGCAAGCTGCTATCGCGGCACCCTATGCTCACACCACGGCACCCCTGCGACGTCTCGTAGACCGCTTCGTGCTGGAACTGTGCGATTGCCTGGTCAACGGACGCGAGGTACCTCAGCTTCTTCGTGAGTCCCTCCCGTTGCTGCCTGAGCTCATGCAGAAGGCGGGCCAGTTGGTGTCCAAGGCGGAGCGCAGCGCTATGGATACAGTGGAGGCTGCCATCCTCGCGAGCCACGTCGGGGAAGAGTTTGAGGGCGTCAGTATTGAGGGCCCGGATGCTCAGCAAGTGGAGAAGGCTAAACAGAATGGTCGGTCTCCTTACGGCACCGTGCAGCTGACGAACCCGCCGGTCACGGCGAAATACGTCGGCAATATGCCGGTGGGCCAAAAGATTCGGGTGGTGCTCAAGGAAGCAAACATTGAAGAGGGCAAGGT
- a CDS encoding 4a-hydroxytetrahydrobiopterin dehydratase, with translation MSESEDQPKVLSTSAIITVLETLTDWREDASRLVAVFKFKRSATAVEFIARVGAAAEEANHHPDLEWRWNTVFLALSTHSKGSQITTLDAHLAELLSATAAELGGTAEPARYGEQFGI, from the coding sequence ATGAGCGAGTCTGAAGATCAGCCAAAAGTTTTATCCACCTCGGCCATTATCACCGTGCTAGAAACCCTTACGGATTGGCGCGAAGACGCGTCACGACTAGTTGCGGTGTTCAAGTTCAAGCGATCCGCAACGGCCGTGGAATTTATTGCGCGCGTGGGTGCGGCCGCGGAAGAGGCAAACCACCACCCGGACCTCGAGTGGCGGTGGAATACGGTGTTCTTGGCCCTTTCAACTCATTCGAAAGGTTCGCAGATCACAACGTTGGATGCCCATTTAGCAGAATTGCTCTCCGCAACGGCTGCTGAACTAGGCGGGACCGCCGAGCCAGCGCGCTACGGAGAGCAATTCGGAATCTAG
- the hemG gene encoding protoporphyrinogen oxidase, with translation MAEDTAQSAPAQPAIVVGGGISGLVAARELAVRGFEVTVLEAAEHWGGCVYAHELDGLSLDAGAESFATKSTAVPDLLKELGLDSEIVIPRPGGSWLYTVNSEGVPEAFPSPKQGLFGIPADPTAADVVVIIGEAAAIEAARDLELPVDSALLEPGVSLGQVVRARMGEAVLDRLVTPVVAGVLSAHPDFLDCDAAAPGLRAALAREGSLARAAASLRAAAPAGSAVGGLVGGMQSFTRALVSDLEERGAELLLNTSVVSVTQADDESWRLETGEDSFATEHLVMATDGPTAAALLPEQFAHATETVNSQIPSTGAPIALVTLVLDAPLLDQAPRGTGLLVAPGTPGVTAKALTHASAKWQWLADAAGPGTHVVRLSFGRLDDVAAEGAGSGAGSVSATSEDEALVAAAVADASTLLGVSLSDADVLASDVVRFRAGLPFARPGHRQHMASLREQLEQHEGLHVVGAWIAGTGLAAVVADTRRRVSASSQS, from the coding sequence ATGGCTGAGGACACAGCACAGTCAGCGCCAGCGCAGCCGGCCATCGTGGTGGGCGGCGGAATTTCTGGCCTCGTTGCCGCGCGCGAGCTTGCGGTGCGAGGTTTCGAAGTGACCGTCCTAGAAGCTGCTGAGCACTGGGGCGGTTGCGTGTACGCGCACGAACTCGATGGCCTCAGCCTGGATGCCGGAGCGGAATCTTTTGCGACGAAGTCCACGGCCGTTCCGGATCTGTTGAAGGAACTGGGGCTGGACTCTGAGATCGTGATCCCACGGCCAGGCGGTTCGTGGCTCTACACGGTCAACAGCGAAGGCGTGCCGGAAGCGTTCCCCTCCCCGAAGCAGGGGCTTTTTGGAATTCCGGCTGACCCGACCGCAGCGGACGTCGTCGTCATCATTGGTGAGGCGGCCGCAATTGAAGCCGCCCGCGATCTTGAGCTGCCCGTGGATTCGGCGTTGCTCGAACCTGGTGTCAGCCTTGGTCAGGTGGTGCGCGCCCGCATGGGCGAGGCCGTCCTGGACCGACTGGTCACCCCTGTGGTTGCGGGCGTGCTATCCGCTCACCCTGATTTTTTGGATTGCGACGCCGCAGCCCCGGGCTTGCGGGCAGCGCTCGCTCGCGAGGGCTCGTTAGCGCGGGCTGCCGCATCGCTTCGGGCAGCAGCACCCGCCGGGTCCGCCGTGGGCGGATTGGTGGGCGGCATGCAGAGCTTCACGCGGGCGCTTGTGAGCGATCTTGAAGAACGCGGCGCGGAGCTGTTGCTGAACACTTCCGTGGTGTCGGTGACGCAGGCCGATGACGAATCGTGGCGCCTGGAAACCGGCGAAGACTCCTTTGCCACCGAGCACCTGGTCATGGCAACGGACGGGCCAACCGCCGCCGCGCTCTTGCCAGAGCAGTTCGCCCACGCCACTGAGACGGTCAACAGCCAGATACCCAGCACTGGTGCTCCGATTGCCCTCGTCACGTTGGTGTTGGACGCCCCGCTGCTGGATCAAGCGCCTCGAGGAACCGGACTTTTGGTAGCACCGGGAACGCCCGGGGTCACCGCGAAGGCGCTCACACACGCGAGCGCCAAGTGGCAATGGCTTGCCGACGCAGCAGGTCCTGGAACCCACGTAGTGCGACTGTCCTTTGGCCGGTTGGATGATGTGGCAGCTGAAGGTGCGGGTTCTGGCGCAGGTTCCGTCTCCGCGACTTCGGAAGATGAAGCACTCGTTGCCGCCGCCGTCGCGGACGCGAGTACGCTCTTGGGCGTGAGCCTTTCTGACGCTGACGTGCTGGCTTCTGACGTGGTTCGTTTCCGCGCCGGCCTGCCCTTTGCACGTCCCGGCCATCGCCAGCACATGGCTTCCTTGCGGGAGCAGCTGGAACAGCATGAAGGGCTCCACGTTGTAGGAGCATGGATTGCAGGAACAGGACTTGCGGCAGTAGTTGCCGATACGCGAAGACGCGTCTCAGCTAGCTCACAGTCCTAA
- the hemE gene encoding uroporphyrinogen decarboxylase, with protein sequence MSLSANHPLVDGRTSNSPLVTALRGGKPSRRPVWFMRQAGRSLPEYRKLREGISMLDSCLRPDLASEITLQPVRRHDVDAGIFFSDIVIPLKLAGVDVEIVPGVGPVLGSPVRTAADVAYLPELTDEALEPIRQAVALTVAELGTTPLIGFAGAPFTLAAYMVEGKPSRDHLGPRTMMHADPETWTALANWAADASGKFLRAQLEAGASAGQLFDSWAGSLGLADYTKFAAPASARALDHVRDLGAPLIHFGTGTSELLVAMRDVGVDVVGVDYRLPLDEANRRLGGSVPLQGNIDPALLSAPWEVLEAHVREVIAAGESAPGHVVNLGHGVPPETDPEILTRVVELIHSIPVAGATEMNS encoded by the coding sequence ATGAGCCTTTCTGCGAATCACCCGCTTGTTGATGGTCGTACTTCAAACTCACCCCTCGTGACAGCGTTGCGCGGGGGAAAGCCCTCCCGCCGTCCGGTGTGGTTTATGCGCCAAGCGGGCCGTTCGTTGCCCGAATACCGCAAGCTTCGCGAGGGTATTTCCATGCTGGATTCGTGCTTGCGACCGGATCTCGCCTCCGAAATTACCCTGCAACCAGTGCGTCGTCACGACGTAGACGCAGGCATTTTCTTCTCTGACATTGTCATTCCGCTCAAGCTCGCAGGTGTTGACGTGGAGATCGTCCCCGGTGTGGGACCCGTGCTGGGATCGCCTGTTCGCACCGCTGCGGACGTTGCCTACCTTCCCGAGCTCACGGACGAGGCACTCGAACCAATCCGCCAGGCGGTTGCGCTGACGGTTGCAGAATTAGGGACGACGCCGCTGATCGGCTTCGCGGGGGCACCGTTCACCTTGGCTGCCTACATGGTTGAGGGAAAGCCGTCCCGCGATCACTTGGGCCCGCGCACCATGATGCACGCAGATCCGGAAACCTGGACGGCGCTCGCTAACTGGGCCGCGGACGCTTCCGGAAAGTTCTTGCGCGCCCAGCTTGAGGCTGGCGCCTCCGCAGGACAGCTCTTCGATTCATGGGCGGGTTCTTTGGGGCTTGCCGACTACACCAAGTTTGCCGCTCCGGCATCGGCGCGCGCTTTGGATCATGTGCGTGATCTGGGCGCCCCGCTCATTCACTTCGGCACCGGCACTTCGGAGCTCTTGGTGGCCATGCGCGATGTTGGCGTGGACGTCGTGGGCGTTGACTACCGTCTCCCGCTCGATGAAGCGAACCGTCGCCTCGGTGGAAGCGTTCCGCTGCAGGGCAACATTGATCCGGCTCTCTTGAGCGCTCCGTGGGAGGTTCTCGAAGCGCACGTTCGCGAAGTCATTGCTGCCGGCGAATCCGCTCCAGGCCACGTGGTCAATCTGGGTCACGGCGTCCCGCCGGAAACGGACCCGGAAATCCTCACACGCGTAGTTGAACTGATCCACTCCATTCCGGTCGCTGGGGCAACGGAGATGAACTCCTAG
- the hemQ gene encoding hydrogen peroxide-dependent heme synthase has product MGERERENDTFYYTLWTVFRRGDSGEDRSEGAEAFDTLVEELKAQGVTLRGAYDVSAMREDADVMVWLHGPTFEGLQAAVRQIRRTYLFDGAEIAWSSFGVHREAEFAKDHSPAFARGAEPLEWLTVYPFVRSHDWYILDPKERGKMLRDHGILGRDFPNVLANTVAAFALGDYEWMIALEAPDVIDLVDMMRHLRYTEARNHVREETPFYTGKRITTAQIAEVLR; this is encoded by the coding sequence ATGGGTGAGCGCGAACGCGAGAACGACACCTTCTACTACACGCTCTGGACCGTGTTCCGTCGTGGAGATTCCGGTGAAGACCGCTCCGAGGGTGCAGAAGCCTTCGACACCCTCGTGGAAGAGCTCAAGGCTCAGGGCGTGACCCTGCGCGGTGCTTACGATGTCTCCGCTATGCGCGAAGATGCTGACGTCATGGTGTGGCTTCACGGCCCCACGTTTGAAGGTCTTCAGGCGGCTGTCCGACAGATTCGCCGCACCTACCTCTTCGACGGCGCGGAGATCGCTTGGTCTTCCTTCGGCGTCCACCGCGAAGCAGAGTTCGCCAAGGATCACAGCCCAGCCTTCGCTCGCGGTGCTGAGCCCTTGGAATGGCTCACGGTCTACCCATTCGTGCGCTCCCACGACTGGTACATCCTGGATCCCAAGGAACGCGGCAAGATGCTGCGCGATCACGGCATCCTGGGCCGCGACTTCCCGAACGTCCTCGCCAACACGGTTGCCGCTTTCGCTCTTGGCGACTACGAGTGGATGATCGCTCTTGAGGCCCCGGACGTCATTGACCTCGTGGACATGATGCGTCACTTGCGTTACACCGAGGCCCGCAACCACGTGCGCGAAGAGACCCCGTTCTACACGGGCAAGCGCATCACCACCGCGCAAATCGCTGAAGTTTTGCGCTAA
- a CDS encoding TetR/AcrR family transcriptional regulator: protein MSSDPSPTGRTVRMPRDERRRQLLSAAHKVFVDSGYHGASMDEIAELAQVSKPVLYQHFPGKRDLYLAILDSHVESLLSKLLDAVQSTDNNKARVRATIGAYFEFVASDSQAHRLLFESDVARDPDVAERLENFNQTFAEAVSRVVHDQTSLPESSSILLGHALIGMSQVAARAWLDQEGSVDLETAIDLVSRLAWRGIGRVDQEAPAE from the coding sequence GTGTCATCCGACCCCAGTCCCACTGGACGAACCGTTCGCATGCCGCGGGACGAACGCCGCCGTCAACTCCTCAGTGCCGCGCACAAGGTCTTCGTGGACAGCGGCTATCACGGCGCCTCTATGGATGAAATCGCCGAACTCGCACAGGTTTCTAAGCCCGTCTTGTACCAGCACTTCCCTGGTAAGCGAGATCTGTACCTCGCAATTTTGGATTCCCATGTGGAGTCTTTGTTGTCCAAGCTGCTCGATGCCGTCCAGTCCACAGACAACAACAAGGCACGCGTACGGGCAACCATCGGTGCCTACTTTGAGTTCGTTGCCTCGGACTCTCAAGCCCACCGGCTGCTCTTCGAATCGGACGTCGCACGAGACCCTGATGTTGCGGAGCGTCTGGAGAACTTCAACCAGACCTTCGCTGAAGCGGTTTCCCGCGTGGTCCACGACCAGACCAGCCTGCCGGAATCCTCCTCGATCCTGCTAGGTCACGCGTTGATTGGGATGTCCCAGGTTGCGGCCCGCGCGTGGCTCGACCAAGAGGGATCGGTAGATCTGGAAACAGCCATCGATCTGGTGTCTCGTTTAGCTTGGCGCGGAATCGGGCGCGTGGATCAAGAAGCACCGGCCGAATAA
- a CDS encoding DUF3107 domain-containing protein codes for MEIRVGIQHVNREIVLESNKTAEEIIEAASRATNGGTELRLEDSTGRVVLIPGANIGYVEVGAEQIRRVGFAH; via the coding sequence ATGGAAATTCGCGTCGGAATTCAGCATGTCAACCGCGAAATTGTGCTGGAATCAAACAAGACCGCTGAGGAAATCATCGAGGCTGCTTCCCGCGCCACGAATGGCGGCACGGAGCTTCGCCTCGAGGACTCAACCGGTCGCGTGGTGTTGATTCCTGGAGCCAACATTGGCTACGTCGAAGTTGGCGCCGAACAGATTCGCCGCGTGGGCTTCGCTCACTAG